AATTAAATCATTTTGGCCAGTTTATTCTTATTGTCGGAATGTTCGTGGGCAGACTTGGGATCCTTTTGCTTTTAAGTGCACTTTGGCAGGCTCTTTATAAGAGTAGAATAGATAGACAAAAGAGAATTGGCTATCCTAGGGCTGATCTTTATGTTTAGGATTGACTAAGTTTTATTATGGCTGATTGGTGGCAGTGGTCTCAAAAGAGAGAAAAAGAAGCACTCACTTTTGCAGTTGTTGGCGTTGGAAGATTTGGAACTGCTGTTTGTAGAGAACTTATAAGTAATGGTGCAGATGTTTTGGCTGCAGATTATTCGGAAAAAGCTATTGATGATTTGAGACAATTGGAACCTTCAATAGAAGCAAGAGTTGTCGATTGTACTGATGAAGAGTCTATGAAGGAATCTGGAATACTTGAAATGAATACTGTTGTAGTAGGTATAAGTGAACCTATTGAAGCAAGTATAACTACGACACTTATTGCTAAAGATAGTGAAGGTAGCAAAGTGAAAAGAGTAATAGCAAGAGCTACGAGTGATTTGCACGAAAAAATGTTAAAAAGAGTAGGTGCAGACAAAGTTGTCTTCCCTTCCAGAATGCAAGGTGAGAGATTAGGTTTAGAACTAGTTAGACCAAATCTAATTGAAAGATTGGAACTCGATAACCAAACTGGTATAGATGAAATAACTGTTCCAGAGGAATTTATTGGAAGATCTTTAAGAGATTTGAATTTGAGGAAAAATTATTTAGTTAATGTTCTTGCAGCAGGACCTGCTGAAGAGTTAACAGTTAATCCTCCAGCAAAATATATCTTGGAAAGAGGAAATATTTTGGTAGTAATGGGAAAAACTGCAGATTTACAGAAATTGCCTCAAAATTAATATTTTTTAATCAGATTTTTTATAGTATCTAATCCTTTGAGGAGCTCTTTTTAATCTTCTTACGCTTTGTTTTTCAAGTTCGTCTCTAAATCTATCAGTATTTAAATTATTTTCTGAAACAGGTGATTTACTTTCTTTCTCGAAATATTTTTTTATACCCTCTTGTATTAACACTTTTGCCATATTACTAACTGTCCTAGATTCATTATTAGCCAAAATAGTTAATTGCTCACATATTAATTCTGGAAGAACTACTTGAATTCTGGGGGATTTAGGCTTCCCATTAGTTGAGTTTTGGCGGGTAGCCATGAGTCAAAGTTGATAACTGTTACTTATTAGTATACACAGTTAGTCAAGGATACTATCTTTGTGTATATTATTAGTAAGGAAATTTATGTCCGTATCAATTAATTGTTTTATTGTCCCATGAAAAATTCAAGAAAAATTGATTCTCCTAAAAGTTCGATAATTGATAAACCGAAAAAAAGATTAGTCAATTCTGATTCTCACGACAATGAAAATAGTGACGTTTTGGTATCAGCTGTAATTAGTCCATATTTGTTAACTCATCTTCACCATATTCTTCAGCAGTCTGAGTATTATGCCCAAAAAGATGGCAGAAAATCTCACGCAGCTAACTTTGCGAAACTAAGAAAAGTTTTATGTTTAGACGCAAGAAGTATGGCAGATGCCTCTGCAAAAGAGATAAAAGATGTGGATAATGATTTATCTAATAATAAATATAATGAACAAAATGTAGCATGAAGTAATAATCTATTAGTAAATAGATTTTAAAAACATGTCCAGTAATGCTGAAAAGCTCTATAAATTAATAGCTAATGATTCAAAAAAGAAACAAAGTCTGTTTATGACAGCCTTAACTAATCCCAAAAAAGCCTTAGATAAAATATGCGAAATTGGCAACGAGTTAAATATTTCTGTGACTAAAGAAGAGGTTATTGAATATTTGAGTACTATTGATGATGAGGTAACTAAAATGTGGTTAATTAAGGCTCGAGGAGGTCTTTAGGAAAAGGTTTCGAATAATTATTATTTGGATTAGGAATAGGTTTTATTCTTTTGTTGTAGCCTCCTCCACCAGCTAAAGTCCAAAAAAACCAATAACTTGGAATTGCAAGAGCTGCAGCTATGAAAATCACTACAATTTGTTCTATTCTTTTCATGATTTAATTTTATTCCACAAAATATTTTTTAGTAAATAAGCCACAGATTTTGTAAATTCTATTTTTAAGACAGTGATTAGATTTGAAGGTGTAAGCAAAATTTATTCTACAGATGTTGTTTTAAAAAATATTAGTTGGGAGATTAAGAAAGGAGAAAAAGTTGGCTTAGTTGGTTCTAATGGTGCAGGTAAATCAACCCAATTTAAGATTTTAATTGGAGAGGAAGAGCAAACAAGTGGAACGATCATTAAAGAGGGGAATCCTAAAATTGCCCATTTAAAGCAAGAGTTTGATTGTAATTTGAATTTTTCAGTGAGACAGGAATTAGAAAGTTCTTTTAAAGATATACAAATTGTTGCCATTAAACTTTTAGAAATTGCAAATAAAATGAATTTGTTGGATATAAAAAAAAATTCTGATGAACTTGAAATATTTGTAAATCAACTCGCAAAATATCAAGCAAAATTTGAAGCTTTAGGTGGTTATAAAATGCAATCTGATGTAGAAAAAATATTACCAAAATTAGGCTTTTCTATAGAAGATGCTGATAAATTAGTTGGCAATTTCTCAGGTGGTTGGCAGATGAAAGTTGCACTTGGAAAAATAATCTTACAAAAACCTGATTTACTTTTACTGGATGAACCAACCAATCATTTAGATTTAGAAACTATTTTTTGGTTGGAAGAATATCTATCATCACTTAAGATTGCTGTTATTATTATCAGTCATGATAGATATTTCTTAGATAAATTATGTAAAAAAATAATTTTTGTAGATAGAGGAACATCTGAAACATATAATGGAAACTATTCTTTTTTTGTCGAACAGAAATCTTTGAATGAAGAATCAAAAAATAAGTCATATCAATTACAACAAAAAGAAATTGAGTTACAGAAGAGGTATATAGATAGATTTAGAGCAAGTGCAACCAGAAGTTCTCAAGCAAAGAGTAGAGAAAAACAATTAAAAAAGATTTCTAAAATTGAGGCTCCCATAGCAAAATCAAAAAGTCCTGTTTTTAATTTTCCAGAGTGTCCTCGCTCAGGCAAATTAGTTCTAAATATCAAAAATTTGTCTCATAGTTTCGAGGATAAAATTCTTTTTTTAGATATTAATTTAAAGATTTCTTCTGGACAGAAAATAGCAATATTGGGACCAAATGGCTGCGGCAAATCTACATTGCTTAAAATTATTATGAAAAAAATATCTCCTGAAATTGGAGAAATTAATCTTGGTAAACATAATATAATTACTAGCTATTATGAACAAAATCAGGCTGAAGCACTTTCACTTGATGAAAGGGTTATTGATTTAATATATAATAAGTCTCCAGAATGGTCCCAAAAAAAAGTTAGAACATTTTTAGGGGGTTTTGGTTTTCAAAATGAAACTGTTTTTAAATATATTAAACAACTCAGTGGGGGAGAAAAGGCAAGATTAGCATTAGCGCTCATGATTATTAATCCTAGTAATTTCCTTCTTTTGGACGAACCAACTAATCATTTGGATCTGCAATCTAAAGAAAACTTAGAATTAGCAATTAAAAATTATAAAGGTTCATTATTAATGATTTCTCATGATCGGTATTTTATTTCAAAGGTTGCAAATAGAATTATTGAAATTAAAGATTCAAAGTTATTTTCATATGATGGCAATTACGAATATTTTTTAGAAAAAACTCAAAGACAAAAAATTTGATTATTTTTAATAAAATTTACAATTAGCTAAGTAAGATCACTCATTTATCTTTACATAGTTTACCGTCCTTGATTAATCTTAAAAATACAAAAATAGGTTTTAATAATTTAAATGAAAAATTACGATTTCCAAGAAAAACATTTTCAAATTTCTGATCCTATTGAAAGTTATTTTGAATGCATTACTTCCTGTGATATAAGGGATGGTAGATGTATTTCTAGATGTGTTGAAATACTTAAACGGAATGACAATTAAATTTTTTAGTTATTTTGTAGATTAGTAATATCAGTTGGTATTACTTTTAATTTAATAAATTTATTTTTACGCTTCAATAATATATTTACTTGTTTTTTGATACCATTTCGACTAATTTGTTCTATTACGTTTGATGCGGTTTCAATATCTTTATCGCCTATTTTAATTAAAATATCACCTATCTTGATTCCACTTTTTTCAGCTGGACTGTTCGGTAATACATATCCAACTTTTACGATATTATTTTTTCTCTCAGAAATACTTTCTTCTATTAGGCTAATTCCAATCATAGGATGTATTACTTTTCCATTGTTTAAAAGTTGATAGGCAATTTCCTTAGCTTTATTAATTGGGATTGCGAAACTCAAACCCGCTCCTGGACCTGATCTTATCAACGTATTAATACCAATTACTTCTCCATCGCTATTCAACAGTGGACCTCCAGAATTGCCAGGATTAATAGCAGCATCTGTTTGTATAAGTTCAAGTTTTTTATCATATATTCCTAATTTATTTACGTTTCTATTTAGATTACTAATAATACCAAGCGTAACTGTGTTTTCCAGTCCGAATGGATTTCCAACTGCTATAGCCCAATCACCAACTTTAATCTTTGAAGAATCGCCCAATTTTGCTTTTGGCCAAGGCCCTCTCCCTTCAATCTTTAGCACAGCTAAATCAGTAAAAGAGTCTTGGCCTATCAGTTTAGCGTTTAATTTATTGCCATTGGTTAAACCAACAATTACCTTATCTGATCCATTAACTACATGAGCATTTGTCATTACAAGTCCATCTGCAAATATAAATCCACTGCCTTGGTTTTGCTCTATCCTCGGTCGATTTTCGTTAGGCAAATCTAATCCAAAAAATCTTTCATAATATGGGTCTAGAAATAGTTGAGAATTTCTTGGGAAATTTCTTTTTTTAACATATCTTTGAGTATCAATTGTCACTACAGCTGCACCGGTTCTTTCTACAGCTTTTGTTATAAAAGATCTGTTCGAATATAAATTAACTTCATTAATTCTTGGCTTGCTTAATTGTTGGGATATGACTTTTGTTGGATATCTAATGCCCACTGTAATTAATGAAGTGATTAGTAATAGCTTTTGGATGTCTCTTTTCAATTTTGATTTTTTATGTTCTTCGAGAGATTTAATACACCATATCAGTGTAATTTAAATATAACTACTAATTAAATTTATTGAATCTAGAGAATAAATTAATAACTTAAAGTAGCTAAATTTCTTTTTTTCTGGCTATTATGTTAATCATATAACTAACTAGTTTATAAATCCGATGACTATCCTATTTCCAATAATATATTCTGCAGCCTTAACTTATTTAGTTTGGAAAGCTTTTAAAGTTATGTCTAATGGCTGGGGTATATCCGATAATAAAAATCAACGAATGAGTACTTCTAGTTTTAAACAAAAAAAGTACACAATACATCCAGAACTTTTAGATAAATCAGGAAACATAACAGAAGAAGAATTACTAACAGTAAGATTTTCTAATGACAATGACTCTACATTAGAAGAAAAAGGTTCAACAACTGATTAATCAAATTTTATCTAAGGAAAAAAATTGGAATTAAGAACAAAAATTGTCTCAGCGGTAATAAGATCACTCAAGTTACCACCTAGGTTTCGCTTAAAAATAGTTAAAGAAGATCCAGTTAGACTTGAACTAAGTCTTACTCCTTCTTACGGTAAAAATCCAGTAATTGTTGGTATAGTTGAATCCTTAGACTTAGTCGCTCGAAGAGATAGAGAAGGTAGACTACCCAGAGATCTTCAAGGGACTTGGGACTGGACTGTAAGACATGGAAAAGTTAGTACTGGAGGTTGGAATCCTATGTTAAAAGAAGCATTGCAAACAATGTTTGATACAGGATTGCCAGCCATTGTATTTGAGGAGTTAACTGGAGATGAGTATCGACCTGTTGATGGTGTAAGACATGTTAAATAAATAATTAATTATTTATCATAAATTCTTCCTTAAAACGTTAAAATAATGTGATAAACAATCTAGTTAATCATGAATAATGACAATCAACCAAGATTTGGGTTCGTAAATTTCGCAGAAACTTGGAATGGCCGTATGGCAATGATGGGTATTTTGATTGGACTTGGTACTGAATTAATTACTGGACAAAGTATTCTTCGACAGATTGGAATAGGTTAGTATTTTACTTAATTTCTTCTGCTTCTACTTCAATGGTACTTTCACTAGGCTTTTTATTAAATTGATTAATCTTACTTATATTCTCTAAACTTGCACCGCAATTCATGCAGGTTTCACTTAAACCTAATGATATTGCCCCACAATTACTGCATGTATTAAATTTAGATTTGTAAGAGTTAAAATACATAAACACTAAAACTAATAATAGAAGAGGAATTAAAAATAAAAGAAGTAGGATATTTCCAACAAAGCTAATGAAAAAGTTAAATCCAAAAATTGGAATAAAAATAAGTATGATTAATGAGAAAGTAAGAAGATTTTTATTAGCTTTTAGAAAATAATTCACCTTAGTTAACCTTATCTATAATTTCTTTTTTTATTTACTAAAGTCATATTAGCAATTACTACGCTCCAACACTGTCCAAAATATAAAATCACACCTAATAGCCATACCCACAAAGTAAGTACAAGAAAACCTCCAATAAAACCGTATGCTTGAAATCTTACTCCTAGTGAGAGAATACTTTTACTTACTGCTAGGTTCAAAGTGGTTAGGCCAATTCCAATAAGAAA
This window of the Prochlorococcus marinus XMU1410 genome carries:
- a CDS encoding high light inducible protein; the protein is MNNDNQPRFGFVNFAETWNGRMAMMGILIGLGTELITGQSILRQIGIG
- a CDS encoding trypsin-like peptidase domain-containing protein; amino-acid sequence: MKRDIQKLLLITSLITVGIRYPTKVISQQLSKPRINEVNLYSNRSFITKAVERTGAAVVTIDTQRYVKKRNFPRNSQLFLDPYYERFFGLDLPNENRPRIEQNQGSGFIFADGLVMTNAHVVNGSDKVIVGLTNGNKLNAKLIGQDSFTDLAVLKIEGRGPWPKAKLGDSSKIKVGDWAIAVGNPFGLENTVTLGIISNLNRNVNKLGIYDKKLELIQTDAAINPGNSGGPLLNSDGEVIGINTLIRSGPGAGLSFAIPINKAKEIAYQLLNNGKVIHPMIGISLIEESISERKNNIVKVGYVLPNSPAEKSGIKIGDILIKIGDKDIETASNVIEQISRNGIKKQVNILLKRKNKFIKLKVIPTDITNLQNN
- a CDS encoding DUF2973 domain-containing protein encodes the protein MTILFPIIYSAALTYLVWKAFKVMSNGWGISDNKNQRMSTSSFKQKKYTIHPELLDKSGNITEEELLTVRFSNDNDSTLEEKGSTTD
- a CDS encoding ABC-F family ATP-binding cassette domain-containing protein, whose amino-acid sequence is MIRFEGVSKIYSTDVVLKNISWEIKKGEKVGLVGSNGAGKSTQFKILIGEEEQTSGTIIKEGNPKIAHLKQEFDCNLNFSVRQELESSFKDIQIVAIKLLEIANKMNLLDIKKNSDELEIFVNQLAKYQAKFEALGGYKMQSDVEKILPKLGFSIEDADKLVGNFSGGWQMKVALGKIILQKPDLLLLDEPTNHLDLETIFWLEEYLSSLKIAVIIISHDRYFLDKLCKKIIFVDRGTSETYNGNYSFFVEQKSLNEESKNKSYQLQQKEIELQKRYIDRFRASATRSSQAKSREKQLKKISKIEAPIAKSKSPVFNFPECPRSGKLVLNIKNLSHSFEDKILFLDINLKISSGQKIAILGPNGCGKSTLLKIIMKKISPEIGEINLGKHNIITSYYEQNQAEALSLDERVIDLIYNKSPEWSQKKVRTFLGGFGFQNETVFKYIKQLSGGEKARLALALMIINPSNFLLLDEPTNHLDLQSKENLELAIKNYKGSLLMISHDRYFISKVANRIIEIKDSKLFSYDGNYEYFLEKTQRQKI
- a CDS encoding ribbon-helix-helix domain-containing protein, translating into MATRQNSTNGKPKSPRIQVVLPELICEQLTILANNESRTVSNMAKVLIQEGIKKYFEKESKSPVSENNLNTDRFRDELEKQSVRRLKRAPQRIRYYKKSD
- a CDS encoding potassium channel family protein gives rise to the protein MADWWQWSQKREKEALTFAVVGVGRFGTAVCRELISNGADVLAADYSEKAIDDLRQLEPSIEARVVDCTDEESMKESGILEMNTVVVGISEPIEASITTTLIAKDSEGSKVKRVIARATSDLHEKMLKRVGADKVVFPSRMQGERLGLELVRPNLIERLELDNQTGIDEITVPEEFIGRSLRDLNLRKNYLVNVLAAGPAEELTVNPPAKYILERGNILVVMGKTADLQKLPQN